A genomic segment from Agelaius phoeniceus isolate bAgePho1 chromosome 2, bAgePho1.hap1, whole genome shotgun sequence encodes:
- the SERTM1 gene encoding serine-rich and transmembrane domain-containing protein 1 has product MSEPDPSSGFVGNMENGTFLELYPTSLSTSVDSSPGRLSNVYVYVSIFLSLLAFLLLLLIIALQRLKNIISSSSSYPEYNSDAGSSFTNLEVCSISSQRSALSNLSS; this is encoded by the coding sequence ATGTCAGAACCCGACCCTTCATCTGGATTTGTGGGAAACATGGAGAATGGGACTTTTCTGGAGCTGTATCCCACATCCCTTTCAACTTCAGTGGATTCATCGCCTGGCCGTTTATCCAACGTCTATGTCTATGTTTCTATATTCCTTAGTCTCTTagcttttctccttttgctACTGATCATTGCACTTCAGAGGCTGAAAAACATCATTTCTTCCAGTTCCTCCTACCCTGAGTACAATAGTGATGCTGGAAGTTCGTTCACTAATTTAGAGGTTTGCAGTATTTCTTCCCAGCGCTCTGCTCTCTCAAACCTTTCTTcatga